GGCGCAGTGCGGCACCGGCAGCGCAAGCTCAGCTACAACGAAGTTGTCGCGCATACCCGGCGCTCTCCGCGTAAAACCAAATTGCGTCCGCGCGATTTTTATCGTCTCCTTGCCCCCTATATTGGCGTGCGTTTTGCCGAACAGTTGATGGCAGTCGTGCCGCTGGCAGCGTTTCTGGTGTTCTTCGAGGTTGCTGTGCTGGATTCGGCGGTGAGCGGCTGGGAAGGCATTGCCCTGGGCATGGCGGCGGTGATCCTTGGCCTGATGCTGTTCATGGAAGGGGTCAAGCGCGGCCTCATGCCATTCAGCGAGAATATCGGCTATACCATGCCGGGCAAGTTTTCCACCCCGATGGTCCTGGGTGTAGCCTTCGTGCTGGGTTTCATGGCCACGCTTGCCGAGCCGGCCATCGGTGCGCTCAGGGCGGCCGGCAGTCTGGTGAGCCGCGATGAAACGCCATATTTGCATCTTTTGCTCAATGAGCGCTCGGATTTGCTGGTGTTATCGGTGGGCTTCGGGGTCGGCCTGGCCGTTCTGGCCGGGGTGCTGCGTTTCATTTTCGGCTGGAGCCTCAAATCCCTGATTATCGCCACCCTGGTGCCATGTCTCGGCATGACCCTGTTTTTCTCCCTGGATGGCCGGCTGGAGCCGATCATCGGGCTGGCCTGGGATTGCGGTGCGATCACCACGGGACCGGTGACGGTGCCGCTGGTACTGGCCATCGGGATTGGCGTGTCTGCCGCCACCAGCAAGGAAGACAACCCGCTTTCCGGTTTCGGTATTGTCACCCTGGCCTCGCTGTTCCCGCCCATCGCGGTGATGTCGCTTGGCCTGGCGCTTTCATTGGGCGATTTTCCGGTGCTGGATAGCGCTTTGAAAATTACCGCCAAGACGGCATGGTATGAGCGTTCCCCTTTTGATGACATCATCGCTGCGCTGCGCGCCATTCTGCCGCTGACCCTGTTCCTCTGGCTGGTGCAGCACTGGTGGCTGAAGAGCCCGGTGAAGGAAGGAAAAATCCTGCTGTACGGCATCGCCCTGGCGGTATTGGGCATGATGCTTTTCAATATTGGCCTGGATTACGGCCTGACGCCCCTGGGCGGACAGGCGGGCGGGATGGTGCCGGCCGCTTTTGCCACTTTCCCGGACATTCAGGGTTCGCCGCTGTATCCATACTGGATGGGCATCGGACTTGCCCTGCTGTTTGCCCTGCTGCTCGGCTTTGGCGCCACGCTGGCGGAACCTGCGCTGAATGCCATGGGCGTCACGGTACAGAACCTGACCGATGGCGCTTTTACCAAAACACTGCTGATGCATGCGGTGGCGGTGGGGGTGGGCCTGGGTGTGGCCCTGGGCGTGGCAAAGGTGATTTTTGCAATCCCGATTGTGCTGCTCATTCTCCCGTCCTATCTGCTGGCCCTCGCCCTGACGGTGATTTCCAGTGAGGAATTTGTCAATCTGGCCTGGGATAGCGCCGGGGTGACCACCGGCCCGGTGACCGTGCCACTGGTTCTGGCCCTGGGACTGGGATTGGGCAAGGCGGTTGGCGCACAGGATGGGTTCGGCATCCTGGCGATGGCTTCGGTCGGGCCGATTCTAAGCGTGCTCCTGACCGGGCTGTGGATTCGCTGGCGGGTGAAGAGGCGTCGTATGGCTATGGAAAGGACAAACCACGGGTGAACCCAGATCGGCCATTAAACCTATAAAAAGCAATTAACCACGGAGTTCACGGAGCACACGGAGTAAAAACCATAGATTGCATGATATTTGGCATTCACCCGTTGGGTGAGGCCATAAATGACCGCAAACTGCCTTTCTCCGTGCCCTCCGTGCCCTCCGTGGTTATCGAACTGAGGTTTCTAGGTTAAATGCATGGGC
The sequence above is drawn from the Sulfuricella sp. genome and encodes:
- a CDS encoding DUF1538 domain-containing protein — protein: MAKKLRYGDYLGAVRHRQRKLSYNEVVAHTRRSPRKTKLRPRDFYRLLAPYIGVRFAEQLMAVVPLAAFLVFFEVAVLDSAVSGWEGIALGMAAVILGLMLFMEGVKRGLMPFSENIGYTMPGKFSTPMVLGVAFVLGFMATLAEPAIGALRAAGSLVSRDETPYLHLLLNERSDLLVLSVGFGVGLAVLAGVLRFIFGWSLKSLIIATLVPCLGMTLFFSLDGRLEPIIGLAWDCGAITTGPVTVPLVLAIGIGVSAATSKEDNPLSGFGIVTLASLFPPIAVMSLGLALSLGDFPVLDSALKITAKTAWYERSPFDDIIAALRAILPLTLFLWLVQHWWLKSPVKEGKILLYGIALAVLGMMLFNIGLDYGLTPLGGQAGGMVPAAFATFPDIQGSPLYPYWMGIGLALLFALLLGFGATLAEPALNAMGVTVQNLTDGAFTKTLLMHAVAVGVGLGVALGVAKVIFAIPIVLLILPSYLLALALTVISSEEFVNLAWDSAGVTTGPVTVPLVLALGLGLGKAVGAQDGFGILAMASVGPILSVLLTGLWIRWRVKRRRMAMERTNHG